A single window of Pogona vitticeps strain Pit_001003342236 chromosome 11, PviZW2.1, whole genome shotgun sequence DNA harbors:
- the MTCP1 gene encoding protein p13 MTCP-1, with product MADGEESGDARVPPVRLWVRRTGVYCDENQKTWLVASEEATGTLKARIRRVQVPLGEAVRPSRLPASRLPHMWQLSVGQQYRDSNSRIWDIEHHLMIMGVEELLLKLLASN from the exons ATGGCGGACGGAGAAGAGAGTGGCGATGCCCGAGTCCCCCCTGTCCGCCTTTGGGTGCGACGGACAGGCGTCTATTGCGATGAAAACCAGAAAACATGGCTGGTAGCATCCGAAGAGGCAA CAGGGACCCTGAAGGCTCGGATCAGAAGAGTCCAGGTGCCCCTGGGAGAGGCGGTCCGCCCCAGCCGCCTCCCAGCCTCCCGGCTGCCCCACATGTGGCAGCTTTCAGTGGGGCAGCAGTACAGGGATAGTAACTCCCGCATCTGGGACATTGAACATCATTTAATG ATCATGGGAGTGGAGGAACTGCTCCTGAAACTCTTGGCAAGTAATTAA
- the CMC4 gene encoding cx9C motif-containing protein 4 isoform X2, which yields MAKKDPCQKYACEIQKCLQANKYIESKCEAVFQEMRRCCARYPKGISVVCSGFESEAKEKTNQMSTSAAFCTPQPSLRKHSCLGERLHFLQTI from the exons ATGGCTAAGAAGGATCCCTGCCAGAAATATGCCTGTGAAATCCAGAAATGCTTACAAG CAAACAAATACATTGAATCTAAATGTGAAGCCGTCTTTCAGGAGATGAGAAGATGCTGTGCCCGGTATCCTAAGGGGATCTCTGTTGTTTGCTCAGGGTTTGAGTCGGAGGCGAAAGAGAAAACGAACCAGATGTCCACTTCTGCTGCTTTTTGCACCCCACAACCATCCCTGAGGAAGCACTCGTGTCTTGGGGAGCGCCTGCATTTCCTGCAGACGATCTAG
- the CMC4 gene encoding cx9C motif-containing protein 4 isoform X1, with the protein MFCSATPISPTLYGKKYCGSCKAKHSGDRQRLPPFFKQCLTNLPLPDLYQRTVIFSFSFSSVAMAKKDPCQKYACEIQKCLQANKYIESKCEAVFQEMRRCCARYPKGISVVCSGFESEAKEKTNQMSTSAAFCTPQPSLRKHSCLGERLHFLQTI; encoded by the exons ATGTTTTGctctgcaactcccatcagtcctaccCTGTATGGGAAAAAGTATTGCGGGAGTTGTAAGGCAAAACATTCAGGAGACAGACAGAGGCTTCCCCCATTCTTTAAACAATGTCTTACCAACTTGCCTCTCCCTGACCTTTACCAACGTAcagtaatattttctttttcttttagttccGTGGCCATGGCTAAGAAGGATCCCTGCCAGAAATATGCCTGTGAAATCCAGAAATGCTTACAAG CAAACAAATACATTGAATCTAAATGTGAAGCCGTCTTTCAGGAGATGAGAAGATGCTGTGCCCGGTATCCTAAGGGGATCTCTGTTGTTTGCTCAGGGTTTGAGTCGGAGGCGAAAGAGAAAACGAACCAGATGTCCACTTCTGCTGCTTTTTGCACCCCACAACCATCCCTGAGGAAGCACTCGTGTCTTGGGGAGCGCCTGCATTTCCTGCAGACGATCTAG
- the FUNDC2 gene encoding FUN14 domain-containing protein 2: protein MEEDEEEEEELELPTSQASGAHSCSSLVRLEQEAKRKKRAQQQQQQGRETDAMPGKQLSDDVLDLAEYTKNRPWWRKLFKPNSGSSAEKYNVATQLAIGGVTGWCTGFIFQKVGKLAATAVGGGFFLLQIANHTGYIKIDWQMVERDVSKAKEQLKFHSGKTGQLSPEVKTRVDEVICFLKKNVVLTGGFVGGFLLGMAS from the exons atggaggaggacgaagaagaggaggaggagctagAGCTCCCGACGTCACAGGCTAGCGGCGCCCATTCGTGCTCCTCCCTCGTCCGGCTCGAGCAAGAGGCCAAGCGTAAGAAGCGggcgcagcagcagcaacagcaggggcGCGAGACCGACGCTATGCCAG GAAAGCAGCTCAGTGATGATGTGCTGGATCTAGCCGAGTACACAAAGAACCGGCCGTGGTGGCGCAAGCTTTTCAAGCCCAACTCCGGATCCAGTGCAGAAAAGTACAACGTTGCAACCCAGCTGGCCATCGGAGGCGTCACAGGATG GTGCACAGGGTTCATCTTCCAGAAGGTTGGGAAACTGGCAGCAACTGCAGTAGGAGGTGGCTTCTTTCTGCTTCAG ATCGCAAATCACACTGGGTACATCAAAATCGACTGGCAGATGGTTGAGCGGGATGTGAGCAAAGCCAAAGAGCAACTGAAATTTCACAGCGGCAAAACCGGCCAGCTATCGCCAGAAGTGAAGACCCGAGTAGATGAG GTTATCTGCTTCCTGAAGAAGAACGTTGTCCTGACTGGAGGATTTGTTGGAGGGTTTCTGCTCGGCATGGCCTCTTAG